In Vitis vinifera cultivar Pinot Noir 40024 chromosome 17, ASM3070453v1, one genomic interval encodes:
- the LOC100260293 gene encoding squamosa promoter-binding-like protein 6 isoform X1, with protein MGSWSYVSQEKEFVSDATDLQPNSSARSKNVFMGWELKTPCGYGNSILVSSQQVIQNQGFGEFGIPEMVRKQLPDNSIRDVSCGKGGDGIMVNSIMVSPNVFPRDDESSSKLSSSVMESNSQDSLLIDLKLGRFADHSDSQNCKPSKANPSLPSAESSTPAKRVRAVGLNSQTAFCQVHGCNKDLSSSKDYHKRHKVCEVHSKTAKVIVNGIEQRFCQQCSRFHLLAEFDDGKRSCRKRLAGHNERRRKPQVGIHPGRAGRLLQSYNGYAGNRFQGTTLTTASFICQDILPSGLLPPEKYGMSDWCKRIKVEDGTDYSPQSTIPITNGHPHPKSLFPTFEFEKQYSSFQDNGANTGSIFSEHNSRYPHDLADANSGPHSFFQDTSLGNEDLSVFDAGSTVQALSGISDSGRALSLLSSQSQNSSSHSSGIPMIHPLIMPGCHAHYNIAQVSEKFLGVSPQVSMSRVPNKFLSSGMNSAEGNHLGPILISDCSEPVNFEVTDGIFQGSDFVNTKDCLPCETGPTIDLLQLSSQLHRVEHQRQSIHVKQENDTFCLRIT; from the exons ATGGGGTCTTGGAGCTACGTTTCACAGGAAAAGGAATTTGTATCTGATGCGACCGATTTGCAGCCCAATTCGTCTGCAAGaagtaaaaatgttttcatggGTTGGGAATTGAAAACCCCATGTGGTTATGGAAACAGCATTTTAGTGTCAAGTCAACAGGTCATTCAGAATCAGGGTTTTGGGGAATTTGGTATCCCTGAAATGGTCAGAAAACAATTGCCAGACAATTCAATTAGGGATGTTTCATGTGGCAAGGGTGGTGATGGAATAATGGTTAATTCGATTATGGTATCCCCAAATGTCTTTCCCAGAGATGACGAGTCAAGTTCGAAGCTCTCTAGCTCTGTTATGGAATCTAACAGCCAGGACTCTTTGCTCATCGATTTGAAGCTCGGAAGGTTTGCTGATCATAGTGATTCCCAAAATTGTAAACCATCCAAAGCAAACCCCAGTTTGCCATCGGCTGAGTCCTCTACACCAGCAAAGAGAGTTCGAGCTGTGGGGTTGAACTCTCAGACTGCCTTTTGCCAAGTTCATGGTTGTAACAAGGATCTTAGCAGCTCAAAAGACTACCACAAGAGGCACAAAGTTTGTGAAGTTCATTCCAAGACTGCCAAAGTCATTGTGAATGGCATTGAACAAAGGTTTTGTCAGCAATGCAGCAG GTTTCATTTGCTGGCTGAGTTTGATGATGGTAAGCGCAGCTGTCGCAAACGCCTTGCAGGCCACAATGAACGTCGGAGGAAACCCCAAGTTGGTATTCACCCTGGCAGGGCAGGGAGGTTGCTTCAATCATATAACG GCTATGCAGGTAATAGATTTCAGGGGACTACACTAACAACCGCATCCTTTATATGTCAAGATATACTCCCCAGTGGTCTATTGCCACCAGAGAAATATGGGATGAGTGACTGGTGCAAGCGGATAAAAGTTGAAGATGGAACTGACTATAGTCCTCAATCAACCATTCCTATAACCAATGGGCACCCACATCCAAAGTCCCTATTCCCtacttttgaatttgaaaaacaatattCTTCCTTTCAAGACAATGGAGCTAATACAGGAAGTATTTTCAGTGAACACAATAGCCGATATCCACATGATCTTGCAGATGCAAATTCTGGCCCACATTCTTTTTTCCAAGACACCTCATTAGGAAATGAAGACTTGTCTGTTTTTGACGCAGGATCTACTGTTCAGGCCTTATCAGGGATTTCAGACTCTGGTCGTGCTCTCTCTCTTCTGTCATCTCAATCACAGAACTCTTCCAGCCATTCATCAGGAATTCCCATGATTCACCCCCTGATCATGCCTGGCTGTCATGCCCATTATAATATAGCTCAAGTCTCTGAGAAGTTCTTGGGAGTCAGCCCCCAGGTTTCAATGAGTAGGGTGCCAAATAAGTTTCTTTCATCTGGGATGAATTCTGCAGAAGGGAATCACCTAGGTCCTATACTAATTTCTGATTGTAGTGAGCCAGTGAACTTTGAAGTGACAGATGGGATTTTCCAAGGATCAGATTTTGTAAACACTAAGGATTGTCTTCCTTGTGAAACTGGACCCACCATTGATTTGCTTCAATTGTCATCACAACTCCATCGAGTTGAGCATCAGAGGCAATCGATACATGTCAAGCAGGAAAATGATACTTTCTGCCTCCGGATAAC GTGA
- the LOC100260293 gene encoding squamosa promoter-binding-like protein 6 isoform X2 — translation MGSWSYVSQEKEFVSDATDLQPNSSARSKNVFMGWELKTPCGYGNSILVSSQQVIQNQGFGEFGIPEMVRKQLPDNSIRDVSCGKGGDGIMVNSIMVSPNVFPRDDESSSKLSSSVMESNSQDSLLIDLKLGRFADHSDSQNCKPSKANPSLPSAESSTPAKRVRAVGLNSQTAFCQVHGCNKDLSSSKDYHKRHKVCEVHSKTAKVIVNGIEQRFCQQCSRFHLLAEFDDGKRSCRKRLAGHNERRRKPQVGIHPGRAGRLLQSYNGNRFQGTTLTTASFICQDILPSGLLPPEKYGMSDWCKRIKVEDGTDYSPQSTIPITNGHPHPKSLFPTFEFEKQYSSFQDNGANTGSIFSEHNSRYPHDLADANSGPHSFFQDTSLGNEDLSVFDAGSTVQALSGISDSGRALSLLSSQSQNSSSHSSGIPMIHPLIMPGCHAHYNIAQVSEKFLGVSPQVSMSRVPNKFLSSGMNSAEGNHLGPILISDCSEPVNFEVTDGIFQGSDFVNTKDCLPCETGPTIDLLQLSSQLHRVEHQRQSIHVKQENDTFCLRIT, via the exons ATGGGGTCTTGGAGCTACGTTTCACAGGAAAAGGAATTTGTATCTGATGCGACCGATTTGCAGCCCAATTCGTCTGCAAGaagtaaaaatgttttcatggGTTGGGAATTGAAAACCCCATGTGGTTATGGAAACAGCATTTTAGTGTCAAGTCAACAGGTCATTCAGAATCAGGGTTTTGGGGAATTTGGTATCCCTGAAATGGTCAGAAAACAATTGCCAGACAATTCAATTAGGGATGTTTCATGTGGCAAGGGTGGTGATGGAATAATGGTTAATTCGATTATGGTATCCCCAAATGTCTTTCCCAGAGATGACGAGTCAAGTTCGAAGCTCTCTAGCTCTGTTATGGAATCTAACAGCCAGGACTCTTTGCTCATCGATTTGAAGCTCGGAAGGTTTGCTGATCATAGTGATTCCCAAAATTGTAAACCATCCAAAGCAAACCCCAGTTTGCCATCGGCTGAGTCCTCTACACCAGCAAAGAGAGTTCGAGCTGTGGGGTTGAACTCTCAGACTGCCTTTTGCCAAGTTCATGGTTGTAACAAGGATCTTAGCAGCTCAAAAGACTACCACAAGAGGCACAAAGTTTGTGAAGTTCATTCCAAGACTGCCAAAGTCATTGTGAATGGCATTGAACAAAGGTTTTGTCAGCAATGCAGCAG GTTTCATTTGCTGGCTGAGTTTGATGATGGTAAGCGCAGCTGTCGCAAACGCCTTGCAGGCCACAATGAACGTCGGAGGAAACCCCAAGTTGGTATTCACCCTGGCAGGGCAGGGAGGTTGCTTCAATCATATAACG GTAATAGATTTCAGGGGACTACACTAACAACCGCATCCTTTATATGTCAAGATATACTCCCCAGTGGTCTATTGCCACCAGAGAAATATGGGATGAGTGACTGGTGCAAGCGGATAAAAGTTGAAGATGGAACTGACTATAGTCCTCAATCAACCATTCCTATAACCAATGGGCACCCACATCCAAAGTCCCTATTCCCtacttttgaatttgaaaaacaatattCTTCCTTTCAAGACAATGGAGCTAATACAGGAAGTATTTTCAGTGAACACAATAGCCGATATCCACATGATCTTGCAGATGCAAATTCTGGCCCACATTCTTTTTTCCAAGACACCTCATTAGGAAATGAAGACTTGTCTGTTTTTGACGCAGGATCTACTGTTCAGGCCTTATCAGGGATTTCAGACTCTGGTCGTGCTCTCTCTCTTCTGTCATCTCAATCACAGAACTCTTCCAGCCATTCATCAGGAATTCCCATGATTCACCCCCTGATCATGCCTGGCTGTCATGCCCATTATAATATAGCTCAAGTCTCTGAGAAGTTCTTGGGAGTCAGCCCCCAGGTTTCAATGAGTAGGGTGCCAAATAAGTTTCTTTCATCTGGGATGAATTCTGCAGAAGGGAATCACCTAGGTCCTATACTAATTTCTGATTGTAGTGAGCCAGTGAACTTTGAAGTGACAGATGGGATTTTCCAAGGATCAGATTTTGTAAACACTAAGGATTGTCTTCCTTGTGAAACTGGACCCACCATTGATTTGCTTCAATTGTCATCACAACTCCATCGAGTTGAGCATCAGAGGCAATCGATACATGTCAAGCAGGAAAATGATACTTTCTGCCTCCGGATAAC GTGA
- the LOC100246811 gene encoding UDP-arabinopyranose mutase 1, whose protein sequence is MAGTPATPLLKDELDIVIPTIRNLDFLEMWRPFFQQYHLIIVQDGDPSKTIRVPDGFDYELYNRNDINRILGPKASCISFKDSACRCFGYLVSKKKYIYTIDDDCFVAKDPSGKDINALEQHIKNLLAPSTPFFFNTLYDPYRDGADFVRGYPFSLREGVPTAVSHGLWLNIPDYDAPTQLVKPRERNTRYVDAVMTIPKGTLFPMCGMNLGFNRELIGPAMYFGLMGDGQPIGRYDDMWAGWCTKIICDHMGLGIKTGLPYIWHSKASNPFVNLKKEYKGIYWQEELIPFFQSVILPKECTTVQKCYIELSKQVRAKLGKVDEYFIKLADAMVTWIEAWDELNPSGASAEVRNGPAK, encoded by the exons ATGGCGGGAACCCCGGCAACCCCTCTGCTGAAAGATGAGCTGGATATCGTGATACCCACGATCAGAAACTTGGATTTCTTGGAGATGTGGAGGCCGTTCTTCCAGCAATACCATCTCATCATCGTCCAAGATGGTGATCCTTCAAAGACCATCAGGGTTCCTGATGGCTTTGACTACGAGCTCTACAACCGCAACGACATTAACCGAATTCTGGGTCCCAAGGCCTCTTGCATTTCCTTCAAGGACTCTGCTTGTCGCTGCTTCGGTTACTTGGTTTCCAAGAAGAAGTACATCTACACTATTGATGACGATTGCTTC GTTGCTAAAGATCCATCTGGCAAAGACATTAATGCACTTGAGCAGCACATAAAGAACCTTCTGGCCCCATCCACCCCATTTTTCTTCAACACCCTGTATGATCCTTACCGTGATGGTGCAGATTTTGTCCGTGGATACCCATTTAGTCTCCGTGAGGGTGTCCCAACAGCTGTTTCTCATGGCCTCTGGCTTAACATCCCAGATTATGATGCCCCCACCCAGCTTGTCAAGCCGCGGGAGAGAAATACTAG GTATGTAGATGCCGTTATGACAATACCAAAGGGGACTCTTTTCCCCATGTGTGGTATGAATCTGGGTTTCAACCGAGAGTTGATTGGCCCTGCTATGTACTTTGGACTTATGGGTGATGGTCAGCCAATTGGACGCTACGATGATATGTGGGCTGGCTGGTGCACCAAG ATCATATGTGACCACATGGGGTTGGGAATCAAGACAGGTCTGCCCTACATCTGGCACAGCAAAGCAAGCAACCCTTTTGTGAACCTTAAAAAGGAGTACAAAGGTATTTACTGGCAGGAGGAGCTGATCCCATTTTTCCAGTCTGTTATTCTTCCGAAGGAATGCACTACTGTTCAAAAATGCTACATTGAACTCTCCAAGCAAGTTAGGGCAAAGCTAGGGAAAGTTGATGAATACTTTATCAAGCTGGCTGATGCCATGGTCACATGGATTGAGGCATGGGATGAGCTCAACCCATCTGGAGCTTCTGCTGAAGTACGCAATGGTCCtgcaaaatag